A genomic window from Punica granatum isolate Tunisia-2019 chromosome 2, ASM765513v2, whole genome shotgun sequence includes:
- the LOC116194804 gene encoding protein DETOXIFICATION 51-like, translating into MCNPTATPDKHPQPPHTHLYIDLLSLPAATKPTEQPKPECSPAFVPTASEIASEARSLFALSFPIALTALILYSRSIISMLFLGRLGDLELAAGSLAIAFANITGYSVLSGLALGMEPLCSQAFGARRPKLLSLTLHRSVIFLLLCSVPISFLWVNISGILLRLHQDPNITAMAHTFLLFSLPDLLTNAFLHPIRIYLRAQGITHPVTVASLLGTLFHLPANIFLVSHLRLGVAGVAAASAASNAFVLLSLVLYVWAWKIHEPTWTQPTAECLKGWLPLLRLAAPSCISVCLEWWWYEIMIVLCGLLSNPKSTVASMGILIQTTSLLYIFPSSLGFAVSTRVGNELGASRPNRAKLSAVVAVFLGASMGLSAATFATSMRDRWARMFTHDADILQLTSAALPILGLCELGNCPQTVGCGVLRGSARPSTAANVNLGAFYLVGMPVAVGLGFWLGVGFSGLWMGLLSAQVCCAGLMLYVVGTTDWNNEAGRAQTLTCNAAIGEAAGPPSDGNGEEQQSLIRIVVTPSGQS; encoded by the coding sequence ATGTGCAACCCGACCGCCACCCCGGACAAACACCCTCAGCCCCCCCATACCCACCTCTATATCGACCTCCTGTCCCTCCCAGCAGCCACTAAGCCCACGGAGCAGCCCAAGCCCGAGTGCTCCCCAGCATTCGTCCCAACCGCATCGGAAATCGCTTCGGAGGCGAGGTCCCTCTTCGCGCTGTCCTTCCCGATCGCCCTCACAGCCCTAATCCTCTACTCCCGCTCGATCATTTCGATGCTCTTCCTCGGCCGCCTCGGGGACCTTGAGCTTGCTGCGGGCTCCCTCGCCATCGCCTTTGCCAACATCACGGGCTACTCCGTCCTCTCGGGGCTTGCCCTCGGGATGGAGCCGCTCTGCTCCCAGGCGTTCGGGGCGCGGCGCCCCAAGCTTCTGTCCCTGACGCTGCACCGTTCCGTGATATTCCTCCTGCTCTGTTCCGTCCCCATCTCGTTCCTCTGGGTCAACATCTCCGGGATTCTCCTCCGCCTTCATCAGGACCCGAACATCACCGCCATGGCCCACACCTTCCTTCTTTTCTCCCTCCCTGACCTGCTGACCAACGCCTTCCTCCATCCAATCCGCATTTACCTTCGCGCACAGGGGATCACCCACCCGGTGACAGTAGCCTCCCTACTCGGGACCCTCTTCCACCTTCCCGCCAACATCTTCCTCGTCAGCCACCTCCGCCTCGGCGTGGCCGGAGTGGCTGCGGCGTCCGCCGCCTCCAACGCGTTCGTGCTCTTGTCCCTAGTCCTATACGTGTGGGCGTGGAAGATCCACGAGCCCACGTGGACGCAGCCAACGGCGGAGTGCCTGAAAGGGTGGCTGCCCCTGCTCCGGCTGGCCGCCCCGAGCTGCATTTCCGTCTGCCTCGAGTGGTGGTGGTACGAGATCATGATCGTCCTCTGTGGCCTGCTGTCGAACCCAAAGTCCACCGTTGCGTCTATGGGTATACTGATCCAGACTACGTCGCTCCTCTACATCTTCCCATCATCTCTCGGGTTCGCGGTGTCGACGCGCGTCGGGAATGAGCTCGGGGCGAGCAGGCCGAACCGGGCAAAGCTGTCAGCCGTGGTGGCGGTCTTCCTAGGGGCGTCCATGGGCTTATCCGCGGCAACATTTGCGACCTCCATGAGGGACAGGTGGGCCCGGATGTTCACGCACGACGCGGACATCCTGCAGCTGACGTCAGCCGCTCTCCCGATCCTCGGGCTGTGCGAGCTGGGGAACTGCCCCCAGACGGTGGGCTGCGGCGTGCTTCGGGGCAGCGCCCGGCCCTCCACGGCGGCGAACGTGAACCTGGGGGCATTCTATCTCGTGGGGATGCCGGTGGCGGTCGGCCTCGGGTTCTGGCTGGGAGTCGGGTTCTCTGGGCTTTGGATGGGCCTCCTGTCGGCCCAGGTCTGCTGCGCGGGGCTGATGCTGTACGTGGTGGGGACCACAGACTGGAACAATGAGGCTGGACGGGCCCAGACGCTGACGTGTAACGCTGCCATTGGCGAAGCCGCTGGGCCGCCAAGCGACGGGAATGGCGAAGAGCAGCAGTCGCTGATCCGCATCGTGGTGACGCCATCTGGACAATCCTAG